In the Thermoproteales archaeon genome, one interval contains:
- the dcd gene encoding dCTP deaminase → MILSDVEIVEAIKRKEIIVEPFVEENVGPCSIDLTLSDEFAVFKEGKVIDPQKPETLQENIEIVKTNDKPFMLKPKQFVLAMTREKIGVSKNIAATLEGRSSIARLGIVVHAAGLVSPGSGMLYPKPLILEVFSQNVSSVKLYPGMRIVQVIFHRLSQPAATGYDEHPRSTYKVKNVWIKSSALL, encoded by the coding sequence ATGATATTATCTGATGTAGAGATCGTAGAGGCGATTAAAAGAAAAGAAATAATCGTCGAGCCGTTTGTTGAAGAAAATGTCGGTCCATGTTCAATAGATCTAACCCTCTCTGATGAATTTGCAGTATTTAAAGAGGGAAAAGTGATAGACCCTCAAAAACCAGAAACTTTGCAAGAGAACATAGAGATAGTAAAGACCAACGATAAACCTTTCATGCTCAAACCTAAGCAATTCGTGCTCGCGATGACCCGCGAAAAAATAGGCGTTAGCAAGAACATAGCAGCTACTCTTGAAGGTAGAAGCAGCATTGCAAGATTAGGCATTGTTGTGCATGCGGCCGGCCTCGTCAGTCCCGGCTCTGGGATGCTTTACCCAAAGCCTCTAATTCTAGAAGTTTTTTCTCAAAACGTTAGTAGTGTAAAACTCTACCCAGGCATGCGCATCGTACAAGTCATATTTCATAGGCTTTCACAACCAGCCGCAACGGGCTATGATGAACATCCTAGATCAACATACAAGGTTAAAAATGTGTGGATAAAATCTTCCGCACTGTTATAG
- a CDS encoding HAD family hydrolase — translation MKKLHDIKAISFDLDGTLAQQCSPWITIKNFLDEHGIIRSVEEIKKADILIKDRVEAIKKSSIKNYYVVLNKLIFQALDVEEDIDELAIEMFEKWFEFSNAKLYQDVLPVLSKLESVGVEMGIISDNFSSDVLKFISKNGISRFFSVIITPDISGFFKPDVRVYKKFAERIGVKEAEILHVGDDLERDYKGALNAGFKALLIDRNGKNIGEVNAITSLFELAALLEG, via the coding sequence ATGAAAAAATTACATGATATTAAAGCGATATCTTTTGATCTCGATGGGACTCTAGCTCAACAGTGTTCTCCATGGATTACAATTAAAAACTTCCTAGACGAGCATGGGATAATTAGAAGCGTTGAAGAAATAAAAAAGGCCGATATACTTATTAAAGATCGAGTGGAAGCGATCAAAAAATCAAGCATCAAGAATTACTATGTGGTCTTAAACAAGCTTATTTTTCAAGCATTAGACGTCGAAGAAGATATCGACGAGTTAGCTATTGAAATGTTTGAGAAATGGTTTGAGTTTTCTAATGCTAAACTATACCAAGACGTGCTCCCGGTATTATCGAAGCTGGAAAGCGTAGGAGTCGAGATGGGTATTATAAGTGATAATTTCAGTAGCGACGTTCTAAAGTTTATAAGTAAAAATGGGATAAGTAGATTTTTCTCGGTGATAATTACCCCCGATATTTCTGGTTTTTTTAAGCCAGATGTTAGAGTCTATAAGAAATTCGCAGAGAGAATAGGGGTTAAAGAAGCAGAGATTCTTCACGTTGGAGATGATCTGGAAAGAGACTATAAGGGTGCTTTGAATGCCGGCTTCAAAGCATTATTAATAGATAGAAACGGTAAAAACATTGGAGAAGTTAACGCCATAACTAGTCTATTTGAGCTAGCCGCGCTTTTGGAGGGTTAG